A single window of Malus sylvestris chromosome 5, drMalSylv7.2, whole genome shotgun sequence DNA harbors:
- the LOC126622662 gene encoding agamous-like MADS-box protein AGL62 has translation MARTSRGRQRVPMTKITNEASLQVTFSKRRNGLFKKASELCTLCGVEIALMVFSPGKKVFSFGHPCFETLIDRFEGRLSLAQLTMGHDMQQMLEAYRNVSLNVLSQDLTKVMVLVDNEKKLGVNLSQTMKESMSENWWECPLEEIETDRLEFLKTYMEELGCKVNETRGKMLLPQVFETANNNNNFFVGSSSSNTAAGPYDQMMQTYANQPSSSTGGGLNENTSTWPFSAWNPCLGGGFL, from the coding sequence ATGGCTAGGACGAGTAGGGGTCGCCAAAGAGTGCCAATGACAAAGATTACGAATGAGGCTAGTCTCCAAGTCACATTCTCCAAGAGGAGGAATGGCCTTTTCAAAAAGGCCAGTGAGCTCTGCACCCTGTGTGGTGTAGAGATTGCCCTCATGGTCTTCTCACCGGGCAAGAaagtcttttcctttggtcACCCGTGCTTTGAGACGTTAATTGATAGGTTTGAGGGCAGACTCTCACTCGCCCAGCTGACCATGGGTCATGATATGCAACAGATGCTTGAGGCTTACCGGAACGTGAGTTTGAATGTTTTGAGCCAAGACCTCACGAAGGTGATGGTGCTAGTCGACAACGAAAAAAAGCTCGGGGTCAACTTAAGCCAAACAATGAAGGAGAGTATGTCAGAGAACTGGTGGGAGTGCCCACTAGAAGAGATTGAGACCGACAGGCTTGAGTTTTTAAAAACTTATATGGAGGAGCTCGGGTGCAAAGTGAACGAGACTAGAGGCAAAATGCTTTTGCCCCAAGTTTTCGAGACcgctaataataataataactttTTCGTAGGGAGCTCTTCCTCAAATACTGCTGCAGGGCCTTATGATCAGATGATGCAGACTTATGCAAATCAGCCTAGTAGTAGCACTGGTGGTGGGTTGAATGAAAACACTTCTACTTGGCCTTTCAGTGCTTGGAACCCTTGTCTTGGTGGAGGGTTTCTCTAA
- the LOC126621048 gene encoding putative HVA22-like protein g: protein MVESLLPRVFVMVFGYAYPAYECYKTLENNKPEIEQLVFWCQYWILVAMLTVLERIGDALFAWLPIYCEAKLALFIYLWSSKAKGTSYLYNHFFRNFVSQHELEIDSKILELRVKTGDIANYCCQKALSYGHKGVSEIFQYVSSHSASQPRRDQKQDECTERVIASGQSEAEATDQRTRESKFEDKPTESVTSTGNGMPIPPNRKRWLRKFMR, encoded by the exons ATGGTGGAATCTTTGCTTCCAAGGGTATTTGT GATGGTGTTTGGTTACGCTTATCCGGCGTATGAGTGCTATAAGACTCTGGAGAACAATAAGCCAGAGATTGAGCAACTTGTATTTTGGTGCCAGTACTG GATACTAGTTGCTATGCTTACTGTATTGGAGAGAATTGGGGATGCCTTATTTGCATG gttacCAATATACTGTGAAGCCAAATTGGCATTGTTTATATATCTCTGGTCTTCTAAAGCGAAA GGAACGAGTTATCTTTACAATCACTTCTTCCGGAATTTTGTTTCACAACATGAGTTAGAGATTGATAGTAAAATATTAGAGTTAAGGGTTAAGACTGGGGATATTGCAAACTACTGTTGCCAAAAGGCTCTGAGCTATGGCCACAAAGGTGTTTctgagatttttcagtatgtgTCTTCCCATTCGGCGTCACAGCCTCGTCGCGACCAG AAGCAAGACGAGTGTACTGAAAGAGTAATTGCTTCCGgccagtctgaagctgaagcaACAGACCAAAGAACACGAGAAAGCAAATTTGAAGATAAACCAACTGAATCAGTGACATCGACTGGAAATGGAATGCCAATTCCCCCCAACAGAAAACGATGGTTAAGAAAGTTCATGAGATGA